The following proteins are encoded in a genomic region of Blastopirellula marina:
- a CDS encoding sulfatase: protein MPPLPFRLALLFCGLMTSLVSAADRPNFIVFIADDVSWNDFGCYGNSGARTPNIDALANDGLKFTNAYLTASSCSPSRCSIITGRYPHNNGAASELHRPLPEHLIKFPSLLKEAGYYTALAGKDHMPQDQANEKAVWDEKRGTGVPGNNGGEGHWVDVVQKRPKDQPFFFWFAATDAHRDWNGDREWKEDLYGPKHDPADMEVSPYLRDTPETRDDLASYHNEVTRFDYFIGQVVDELKKQDALENTLIFVMADNGRPFPRGKTRVHDSGMKTPFVLHWPEGIEQPGSTTKSLVSVIDICPTVLSLAGVKVPEQVQGFSFANVLKDSTAPHRHYAFSEHNWHDYEAHGRAVRNGQGILYVRNARPDKAWLGPADSVSSPSHKDLQTANAEGKLTTAQADVLLEPRPKEELYDTSKDPLQTNNLVGNQEYAKHLAEMRNVMDTWQKETGDSVPENYTVDHYDRETGYIDSKTGKRIRGARPYGDWSGFDHKSSEINASGPH from the coding sequence ATGCCTCCCCTACCCTTTCGTTTGGCGCTTTTGTTCTGTGGTCTCATGACGTCGCTTGTGTCTGCGGCGGATCGGCCCAATTTTATCGTCTTCATTGCGGACGACGTCAGTTGGAACGACTTTGGTTGTTATGGAAATTCAGGAGCCCGTACGCCCAATATCGATGCGTTGGCAAATGATGGTCTGAAATTCACAAATGCTTATCTCACCGCCAGTAGTTGCAGCCCGAGTCGGTGTAGCATCATCACCGGTCGCTACCCACACAACAACGGTGCTGCCAGCGAACTGCATCGTCCGCTTCCCGAGCATTTGATCAAGTTCCCGTCGCTGTTAAAGGAAGCTGGTTATTACACGGCACTTGCTGGTAAGGATCATATGCCGCAAGACCAAGCAAATGAGAAGGCCGTTTGGGACGAGAAGCGGGGCACCGGAGTGCCAGGTAACAACGGTGGCGAAGGACACTGGGTGGATGTGGTTCAGAAACGACCGAAGGATCAGCCCTTTTTCTTCTGGTTCGCCGCGACTGACGCCCACCGCGACTGGAACGGGGATCGTGAATGGAAAGAAGATCTATACGGGCCGAAACATGATCCGGCCGATATGGAAGTCTCGCCCTACCTCCGTGACACTCCAGAAACCCGCGACGACCTGGCTTCCTACCACAACGAAGTTACCCGCTTCGATTACTTCATTGGTCAGGTTGTTGACGAGTTGAAGAAACAAGACGCGCTCGAGAATACGCTCATCTTTGTTATGGCCGACAATGGTCGCCCTTTTCCTCGTGGAAAGACGCGCGTTCATGACAGCGGAATGAAGACGCCTTTTGTATTGCACTGGCCAGAGGGAATCGAACAGCCAGGCAGCACGACCAAGAGCTTGGTAAGCGTGATCGATATATGCCCGACGGTACTATCATTAGCCGGCGTTAAAGTGCCTGAACAGGTTCAAGGATTCAGTTTCGCCAACGTGCTGAAGGACTCGACAGCCCCGCATCGTCACTATGCATTCAGCGAACACAATTGGCATGACTACGAGGCCCATGGTCGAGCCGTCCGGAATGGACAAGGCATTCTATACGTTCGTAACGCCCGTCCCGACAAAGCATGGCTTGGCCCTGCGGACTCGGTTAGTTCTCCTTCACACAAGGATCTGCAAACCGCCAATGCCGAAGGAAAGTTAACAACCGCTCAAGCGGATGTCCTGCTCGAACCGCGACCTAAAGAAGAACTTTACGATACCAGCAAGGATCCACTACAGACGAACAACCTGGTTGGCAATCAAGAGTACGCCAAGCACTTGGCCGAGATGCGAAACGTAATGGATACTTGGCAAAAGGAAACCGGTGACAGTGTTCCCGAAAACTACACGGTGGATCACTACGATCGCGAAACAGGTTACATCGACAGCAAAACTGGCAAGCGAATCCGTGGGGCTCGACCCTACGGTGATTGGTCCGGATTCGATCATAAGTCGTCGGAAATTAACGCGTCGGGACCTCATTAG
- a CDS encoding methyl-accepting chemotaxis protein has protein sequence MRIGKKVLLLSLAGPMACAVIILTIVLISGSALDKTVIEQAEDMAHTQSQAAARNVRLILESQNALTSEQLDATIQFSEELLNEKGSLVQEDEVLDWTCKNQYTGETSLQKLRGISIDGNPLGQVRDLNQYVAYVDDVSKWSGGTCTIFQRIDGTGDMLRVATNVNKDGQRAIGTYIPAINPDGAKNPVVDKLLQGEPYYGRAFVVDKWYSTAYHPVKDENGEVMGALYVGLLQEAAADLPQRLEKVSLGKSGYVFAVQGSGKDKGMYLVSKDGARNGENVLDTIDANGEPFIQQMIDKSKSAAPGEIVDHQYYWQNESESAAREKLAAVFYYEPWDWVVGISTDKDDFRSSVTTTRSSLNWMLIYVGVGAVIVVTLITIFSVIGTRMLVRPLNIMTESLRDIAQGEGDLTKRLDIQSKDEIGELANWFNIFMDKLQGIISRVADCASSLSETSEKMLTTASELSNGADEAKGRSTSVAAASEEMATTMTTMADAIRELTGNISTVGNSVEELTSSISDISKNTERASSVAINATGLAEESNRKIQKLGSSAEAIGKIVGVIEDIAEQTNLLALNATIEASRAGEAGKGFAVVATEVKELAHQTTEAIEDIRKTVDGIQESSTDAVNSIGAITEVIEQIREASLSIASAVEQQSVTTKQISSNINQTAESAKAISSGVSDSATASKEITENVNGVDRATQRTATGAATTRSYGDNLAEFAHEINTLVGGFKV, from the coding sequence ATGAGAATCGGAAAAAAGGTCTTGCTTCTAAGTCTCGCTGGTCCCATGGCGTGCGCGGTCATCATCCTCACGATCGTGCTAATTAGTGGGTCTGCACTCGATAAGACGGTGATCGAACAAGCCGAGGACATGGCTCATACCCAAAGCCAGGCAGCAGCGCGCAATGTGCGTCTGATTCTTGAATCGCAAAATGCCCTGACGAGCGAACAACTCGACGCCACAATTCAGTTCAGTGAAGAACTATTGAATGAAAAGGGAAGCTTGGTTCAGGAAGACGAAGTGTTGGATTGGACCTGTAAGAATCAGTACACCGGCGAAACCAGCTTGCAGAAGCTTCGTGGCATCTCGATCGACGGAAATCCTTTAGGTCAAGTTCGTGATCTGAATCAATATGTTGCCTACGTCGACGATGTGTCGAAGTGGTCAGGCGGTACCTGCACAATCTTCCAACGAATCGACGGCACCGGCGATATGTTGCGTGTTGCTACGAACGTCAATAAGGATGGACAACGTGCGATCGGCACGTACATTCCTGCCATCAATCCTGACGGAGCGAAGAACCCAGTTGTTGATAAACTGCTTCAAGGCGAACCATATTACGGTCGCGCTTTTGTCGTCGATAAGTGGTATTCCACAGCTTACCATCCTGTGAAAGACGAAAACGGCGAGGTGATGGGAGCGTTGTACGTCGGACTGCTGCAAGAGGCGGCCGCAGATCTTCCGCAGCGGTTGGAGAAGGTGAGCCTCGGCAAGAGTGGCTATGTCTTCGCCGTGCAAGGAAGTGGGAAAGACAAAGGAATGTATCTGGTTTCTAAAGACGGAGCACGCAACGGTGAAAACGTCTTGGATACGATCGACGCCAACGGTGAACCTTTTATTCAACAAATGATTGACAAGTCGAAGTCCGCTGCACCAGGTGAGATCGTCGATCATCAATATTATTGGCAAAACGAGAGCGAATCTGCTGCTCGAGAGAAGCTCGCAGCCGTGTTTTATTACGAGCCGTGGGACTGGGTGGTTGGCATCAGCACCGATAAAGACGACTTCCGTTCGTCCGTCACCACAACTCGTAGCAGTCTGAACTGGATGTTGATCTACGTCGGTGTGGGTGCAGTCATCGTGGTTACCTTGATTACGATTTTCTCAGTGATAGGAACCCGCATGCTGGTTCGACCACTCAATATCATGACGGAATCTCTCCGAGATATTGCCCAAGGGGAAGGTGATCTCACGAAGCGACTTGATATTCAATCCAAAGACGAAATCGGCGAGTTGGCCAATTGGTTCAATATCTTCATGGATAAGTTGCAAGGTATCATCAGCCGAGTTGCCGATTGTGCCTCGTCGCTATCCGAAACCTCGGAAAAAATGTTGACCACGGCATCCGAATTGTCCAATGGAGCGGACGAAGCGAAGGGGCGTAGCACGAGTGTGGCTGCGGCATCTGAGGAAATGGCCACGACCATGACAACGATGGCCGATGCCATTCGGGAATTAACGGGTAACATCTCAACGGTTGGTAATTCCGTCGAGGAACTAACCAGTTCGATCTCTGATATCTCCAAAAATACCGAGCGGGCATCGTCCGTTGCGATCAATGCCACCGGTTTGGCAGAAGAAAGCAACCGAAAGATCCAGAAGCTAGGAAGTTCCGCTGAAGCTATTGGGAAGATCGTCGGCGTGATCGAAGACATCGCTGAGCAAACCAATCTGCTAGCCTTGAACGCGACGATCGAAGCCTCACGCGCCGGAGAAGCCGGAAAAGGCTTTGCTGTCGTGGCCACTGAAGTGAAAGAACTCGCCCACCAAACAACCGAAGCGATCGAAGACATTCGTAAGACGGTTGACGGGATTCAAGAATCAAGCACGGACGCCGTGAATTCAATCGGTGCGATTACGGAAGTGATCGAACAGATCCGCGAGGCAAGCCTTTCAATTGCTTCGGCCGTCGAACAGCAAAGTGTGACGACGAAACAAATCTCGTCGAACATCAATCAGACAGCCGAATCGGCGAAAGCAATCTCGTCCGGTGTCAGCGACTCGGCGACGGCAAGCAAGGAAATTACCGAAAACGTGAACGGCGTTGATCGGGCCACCCAGCGCACCGCAACAGGAGCAGCGACGACTCGGTCGTATGGTGACAATCTGGCCGAGTTCGCGCACGAGATTAACACCTTAGTCGGTGGATTCAAAGTCTAA